One segment of Argiope bruennichi chromosome 11, qqArgBrue1.1, whole genome shotgun sequence DNA contains the following:
- the LOC129957132 gene encoding integrator complex subunit 6-like isoform X2, protein MLLTFEEPPGNIKAGWKESLATFMTELKNLQAVGMSTLGAALKSALDLLNINRMQTGIDTYGQGRCPFYLEPSIIILITDGGRLTTTLGVQDELNLPMHSSVPGSELTKEPFRWDQRLFSLVLRLTGIPPADREPSTVVPSDHSPVDVMCEVTGGRSYAVISQRMLMQCLESLVQKLQGGVVINFEKIGPDPPPVNGEEVSAPEERSSHKPASPSLHPTQPNLNNGTASPPLYPPNNNTWQSCRKLIYVQRSAQKGYTVGHWPIPESFWPDPGSPALPPRTAHPIVKFNCANSEPMVIDNLPFDKYELEPSPLTQFILSRKQPTIAWQVFVSNSYKNSEVDYPFGYLKASTSLTCVNLFVMPYNYPVLLPLLDDLFKVHRCKATREWKQQFDNYLKNMPLYYAAPLKRALQRMGAPNLVPDTMENCLSYSVLNYLKRLKNQAKTEFEKLISTVGTKKNMSEGIRVNPAPQRPFGPATKLTEMNLTPHLVMNDRFAALKNDLNDFNLFVLFVKDKEIKHESYRNAYDIPRNSILDQLARMRSNYLQCSLSHTRLQDEDQIHSLPVGQMGNYQEYLKRFTPPLREIESIPVRQHMFGNPFKIDKRMMVDEADIDLVGGGSSSPMRGQKRMLDSPVGSPRTKRKPGPLPKDFPVWRPQSPIPLSPALPLSPTSDTDDELYIIEKERQAPTLTHVDDGLFNWNSSSDMQGMNHMNSRNATNHVDLWDNQETELEMPPLVLNCSNEMKFLQDSGCRAEVIRIRSAFFKEVRKPGRNFRQLFKQLKAVEGNLDFQMYMVREVINEALRFKRKYLIKLLEDFQQRLLQNNRIAHIEPPTYSR, encoded by the exons ATGCTTTTAACGTTTGAAGAGCCTCCAGGAaacataaaa GCTGGATGGAAGGAGAGTTTAGCTACTTTCATGACAGAACTGAAGAATCTACAGGCTGTGGGCATGAGCACTCTTGGAGCAGCCCTTAAATCTGCACTCGATCTCCTCAACATCAATCGCATGCAGACAGGTATAGATACCTATGGCCAGGGCAGGTGCCCTTTTTATCTAGAACCTTCCATTATTATACTTATCACTGATGGAGGACGACTCACTACCACATTAGGAGTGCAGGATGAG ttgaATCTTCCAATGCATTCTTCTGTCCCTGGTTCAGAGTTAACAAAGGAACCATTTCGTTGGGACCAGCGTCTGTTTTCATTGGTGCTGAGATTAACTGGAATCCCGCCAGCCGATAGGGAACCCAGCACTGTGGTGCCCTCAGACCATTCCCCCGTTGATGTCATGTGCGAAGTCACAGGAG GACGCTCTTATGCAGTTATTTCGCAAAGGATGTTAATGCAGTGTTTAGAATCTCTTGTACAAAAACTTCAAGGTGGTGTGGtgataaactttgaaaaaataggTCCTGATCCTCCTCCTGTTAATGGTGAAG aaGTTTCAGCTCCAGAAGAAAGGAGCAGCCATAAGCCTGCTTCTCCTAGTCTGCATCCTACTCAGCCCAACCTGAACAATGGCACAGCAAGTCCTCCATTATATCCACCAAATAATAACACATGGCAATCGTGTCGCAAACTTATTTATGTGCAAAGGTCAGCCCAGAAAGGATACACTGTTGGACATTGGCCAATACCTGAATCATTCTGGCCAGATCCAGGAAGTCCAgcttta CCTCCAAGAACAGCCCATCCAATAGTGAAATTCAATTGTGCAAACAGTGAACCAATGGTTATAGATAACCTTCCATTTGATAAATATGAGCTAGAACCCAGTCCTCTCACACAGTTCATTCTTTCTCGCAAGCAGCCAACGATTGCATGGCAG GTTTTTGTGAGCAACAGTTACAAGAACAGTGAAGTGGATTATCCATTTGGTTACTTGAAGGCCAGTACAAGTCTCACATGTGTCAATTTGTTTGTCATGCCTTATAATTATCCAGTTTTATTACCTTTACTAG atgatttgTTCAAAGTACACAGATGCAAAGCTACTAGGGAATGGAAACAAcagtttgataattatttaaaaaatatgccattGTATTATGCAGCA CCCTTGAAGCGAGCGCTGCAAAGAATGGGTGCACCTAATCTTGTACCAGACACGATGGAAAACTGTCTTAGCTATAGTGTCCTTAATTATTTAAAGAGGCTAAAAAATCAG GCTAaaactgagttcgaaaaacttaTCTCAACTGTGGGAACCAAAAAGAACATGTCTGAAGGGATTCGCGTGAATCCCGCGCCGCAGCGGCCTTTTGGCCCAGCCACTAAACTCACCGAAATGAATCTGACTCCTCACTTAGTAATGAATGACAGATTTGCCGCCTTGAAAAATGATCTTAATGATTTTAACCTCTTTGTTTTATTCGTTAAAGACaaagaaattaaacatgaaaGTTATCGTAATGCATATGATATTCCTCGGAATAGCATTCTGGATCAATTAGCCAGGATGAGATCTAACTATCTACAGTGTTCACTGAGCCACACACGACTGCAAGATGAAG ATCAAATTCACAGCCTACCGGTTGGACAGATGGGTAACTATCAAGAGTACTTAAAGCGTTTCACTCCTCCATTGAGGGAAATAGAATCTATACCTGTTCGACAACATATGTTTGGAAATCCATTCAAAATAGACAAG aggATGATGGTAGATGAGGCTGACATTGATCTTGTGGGTGGAGGTAGCAGCTCTCCTATGAGGGGTCAAAAGCGTATGTTAGATTCTCCTGTAGGTTCTCCCAGAACAAAACGGAAACCTGGACCCCTTCCCAAAGACTTTCCTGTCTGGAGACCTCAAAGTCCTATTCCGTTATCCCCTGCTTTGCCACTCAGTCCTACGAGTGACACTGATGATGAGTTATATATAATTGAGAAGGAAAGACAAGCCCCCACCCTTA CTCATGTTGATGATGGTCTCTTTAACTGGAACAGCAGCTCTGATATGCAGGGCATGAATCATATGAATTCTAGAAATGCCACAAATCATGTTGACTTGTGGGATAATCAAGAGACAGAACTCGAAATGCCCCCCCTTGTCCTAAAttgttcaaatgaaatgaaatttttgcaggACTCGGGCTGTAGAGCTGAAGTAATTCGCATTCGAAGTGCCTTTTTTAAAGAAGTACGAAAACCCGGGAGGA
- the LOC129957132 gene encoding integrator complex subunit 6-like isoform X1, whose product MTIILFLIDTSASMNQRTYLGARPTLLDVAKDAVEKFIKIRQRDSASRGDRYMLLTFEEPPGNIKAGWKESLATFMTELKNLQAVGMSTLGAALKSALDLLNINRMQTGIDTYGQGRCPFYLEPSIIILITDGGRLTTTLGVQDELNLPMHSSVPGSELTKEPFRWDQRLFSLVLRLTGIPPADREPSTVVPSDHSPVDVMCEVTGGRSYAVISQRMLMQCLESLVQKLQGGVVINFEKIGPDPPPVNGEEVSAPEERSSHKPASPSLHPTQPNLNNGTASPPLYPPNNNTWQSCRKLIYVQRSAQKGYTVGHWPIPESFWPDPGSPALPPRTAHPIVKFNCANSEPMVIDNLPFDKYELEPSPLTQFILSRKQPTIAWQVFVSNSYKNSEVDYPFGYLKASTSLTCVNLFVMPYNYPVLLPLLDDLFKVHRCKATREWKQQFDNYLKNMPLYYAAPLKRALQRMGAPNLVPDTMENCLSYSVLNYLKRLKNQAKTEFEKLISTVGTKKNMSEGIRVNPAPQRPFGPATKLTEMNLTPHLVMNDRFAALKNDLNDFNLFVLFVKDKEIKHESYRNAYDIPRNSILDQLARMRSNYLQCSLSHTRLQDEDQIHSLPVGQMGNYQEYLKRFTPPLREIESIPVRQHMFGNPFKIDKRMMVDEADIDLVGGGSSSPMRGQKRMLDSPVGSPRTKRKPGPLPKDFPVWRPQSPIPLSPALPLSPTSDTDDELYIIEKERQAPTLTHVDDGLFNWNSSSDMQGMNHMNSRNATNHVDLWDNQETELEMPPLVLNCSNEMKFLQDSGCRAEVIRIRSAFFKEVRKPGRNFRQLFKQLKAVEGNLDFQMYMVREVINEALRFKRKYLIKLLEDFQQRLLQNNRIAHIEPPTYSR is encoded by the exons AtgactataatattatttttgatagacACTAGTGCTTCTATGAATCAGAGAACTTACTTGGGAGCCAGACCAACTTTGTTAGATGTTGCTAAAGACGcagttgaaaaatttataaag ATTAGGCAAAGAGACTCGGCCAGTAGAGGAGATAGATACATGCTTTTAACGTTTGAAGAGCCTCCAGGAaacataaaa GCTGGATGGAAGGAGAGTTTAGCTACTTTCATGACAGAACTGAAGAATCTACAGGCTGTGGGCATGAGCACTCTTGGAGCAGCCCTTAAATCTGCACTCGATCTCCTCAACATCAATCGCATGCAGACAGGTATAGATACCTATGGCCAGGGCAGGTGCCCTTTTTATCTAGAACCTTCCATTATTATACTTATCACTGATGGAGGACGACTCACTACCACATTAGGAGTGCAGGATGAG ttgaATCTTCCAATGCATTCTTCTGTCCCTGGTTCAGAGTTAACAAAGGAACCATTTCGTTGGGACCAGCGTCTGTTTTCATTGGTGCTGAGATTAACTGGAATCCCGCCAGCCGATAGGGAACCCAGCACTGTGGTGCCCTCAGACCATTCCCCCGTTGATGTCATGTGCGAAGTCACAGGAG GACGCTCTTATGCAGTTATTTCGCAAAGGATGTTAATGCAGTGTTTAGAATCTCTTGTACAAAAACTTCAAGGTGGTGTGGtgataaactttgaaaaaataggTCCTGATCCTCCTCCTGTTAATGGTGAAG aaGTTTCAGCTCCAGAAGAAAGGAGCAGCCATAAGCCTGCTTCTCCTAGTCTGCATCCTACTCAGCCCAACCTGAACAATGGCACAGCAAGTCCTCCATTATATCCACCAAATAATAACACATGGCAATCGTGTCGCAAACTTATTTATGTGCAAAGGTCAGCCCAGAAAGGATACACTGTTGGACATTGGCCAATACCTGAATCATTCTGGCCAGATCCAGGAAGTCCAgcttta CCTCCAAGAACAGCCCATCCAATAGTGAAATTCAATTGTGCAAACAGTGAACCAATGGTTATAGATAACCTTCCATTTGATAAATATGAGCTAGAACCCAGTCCTCTCACACAGTTCATTCTTTCTCGCAAGCAGCCAACGATTGCATGGCAG GTTTTTGTGAGCAACAGTTACAAGAACAGTGAAGTGGATTATCCATTTGGTTACTTGAAGGCCAGTACAAGTCTCACATGTGTCAATTTGTTTGTCATGCCTTATAATTATCCAGTTTTATTACCTTTACTAG atgatttgTTCAAAGTACACAGATGCAAAGCTACTAGGGAATGGAAACAAcagtttgataattatttaaaaaatatgccattGTATTATGCAGCA CCCTTGAAGCGAGCGCTGCAAAGAATGGGTGCACCTAATCTTGTACCAGACACGATGGAAAACTGTCTTAGCTATAGTGTCCTTAATTATTTAAAGAGGCTAAAAAATCAG GCTAaaactgagttcgaaaaacttaTCTCAACTGTGGGAACCAAAAAGAACATGTCTGAAGGGATTCGCGTGAATCCCGCGCCGCAGCGGCCTTTTGGCCCAGCCACTAAACTCACCGAAATGAATCTGACTCCTCACTTAGTAATGAATGACAGATTTGCCGCCTTGAAAAATGATCTTAATGATTTTAACCTCTTTGTTTTATTCGTTAAAGACaaagaaattaaacatgaaaGTTATCGTAATGCATATGATATTCCTCGGAATAGCATTCTGGATCAATTAGCCAGGATGAGATCTAACTATCTACAGTGTTCACTGAGCCACACACGACTGCAAGATGAAG ATCAAATTCACAGCCTACCGGTTGGACAGATGGGTAACTATCAAGAGTACTTAAAGCGTTTCACTCCTCCATTGAGGGAAATAGAATCTATACCTGTTCGACAACATATGTTTGGAAATCCATTCAAAATAGACAAG aggATGATGGTAGATGAGGCTGACATTGATCTTGTGGGTGGAGGTAGCAGCTCTCCTATGAGGGGTCAAAAGCGTATGTTAGATTCTCCTGTAGGTTCTCCCAGAACAAAACGGAAACCTGGACCCCTTCCCAAAGACTTTCCTGTCTGGAGACCTCAAAGTCCTATTCCGTTATCCCCTGCTTTGCCACTCAGTCCTACGAGTGACACTGATGATGAGTTATATATAATTGAGAAGGAAAGACAAGCCCCCACCCTTA CTCATGTTGATGATGGTCTCTTTAACTGGAACAGCAGCTCTGATATGCAGGGCATGAATCATATGAATTCTAGAAATGCCACAAATCATGTTGACTTGTGGGATAATCAAGAGACAGAACTCGAAATGCCCCCCCTTGTCCTAAAttgttcaaatgaaatgaaatttttgcaggACTCGGGCTGTAGAGCTGAAGTAATTCGCATTCGAAGTGCCTTTTTTAAAGAAGTACGAAAACCCGGGAGGA